A region of the Sphingomonas sp. S2-65 genome:
CCTCAGGCAGTCGAGGTCACACTCGAACGCATCGAGCGCCGCCCGGCATTGGCCCCGGGTCTCGACTTCCGTGAGCCCTTCTCGTTGTTCTTTGACGCGCCGGCTGGAGTGTATCTGCTCGACGCCACCTATGAGTTCGACTGCGGCAAGGGCGGAC
Encoded here:
- a CDS encoding DUF6916 family protein; its protein translation is MPLLTPEDFEPWVGRRVRVSTVPQAVEVTLERIERRPALAPGLDFREPFSLFFDAPAGVYLLDATYEFDCGKGGPHAIHITQLVPSATLRHYQAVFN